A single region of the Sorghum bicolor cultivar BTx623 chromosome 9, Sorghum_bicolor_NCBIv3, whole genome shotgun sequence genome encodes:
- the LOC8065889 gene encoding uncharacterized protein LOC8065889, whose amino-acid sequence MGSSPSLGAAASLDAQTHGAGASLGGHGAANDHVLDGTGHGRQQGVPDVALSFLASQPSATSSAQPRKRAPSTTKRARDDEEIPGVGKFKNRPIQNEDDLKVMFGSIINEEIDHWNPMSSNPIIPPSGDAPHHIDLDNGKEDEMGHDNDFDNVDEEVSPTPAKRKAHIILEKPNKKPKSSTALVIQDHISKISDSAQAFVASKQVGITIGEVMTHLIACGATEGSDEHYAATELFVKKEHREMFMTFSTDEARFNWLKRKFDMLFSK is encoded by the exons ATGGGCTCCTCTCCGAGCTTGGGCGCAGCGGCCAGCCTGGATGCACAAACCCATGGCGCAGGAGCCAGTCTGGGCGGCCATGGCGCAGCGAACGACCATGTGCTTGACGGCACGGGCCATGGACGACAACAGGGAGTGCCGGATGTTGCGTTATCGTTCTTGGCGTCCCAACCATCAGCTACGTCCAGTGCACAGCCTAGGAAACGTGCTCCATCGACCACCAAAAGGGCAAGGGATGATGAG GAGATACCTGGTGTCGGGAAATTTAAGAATAGACCTATCCAAAATGAAGATGATTTGAAGGTTATGTTTGGGAGCATCATAAATGAAGAGATAGATCATTGGAATCCTATGTCGTCCAACCCCATCATCCCTCCTAGTGGAGATGCACCCCATCATATCGATCTGGACAATGGTAAAGAGGATGAAATGGGGCATGATAATGACTTCGATAATGTTGATGAGGAAGTCTCTCCTACACCTGCTAAGAGAAAGGCTCATATTATTCTTGAAAAACCTAACAAGAAACCCAAGTCTAGCACTGCACTTGTTATACAAGATCATATTTCCAAGATATCAGATAGTGCTCAAGCTTTTGTGGCTTCTAAGCAAGTGGGGATCACAATTGGAGAAGTCATGACTCATCTCATTGCATGTGGGGCTACTGAGGGGAGTGATGAGCACTATGCGGCAACTGAGTTATTTGTGAAGAAAGAACATAGGGAAATGTTCATGACTTTTTCCACCGACGAGGCTAGGTTCAATTGGCTAAAGAGAAAGTTCGACATGCTGTTTTCAAAGTGA